From the genome of bacterium, one region includes:
- a CDS encoding nuclear transport factor 2 family protein: protein MSGAITIATLKKFLAAFNAHDLDTIMEFFSDDCELCTPRGNEPWGTRYIGKPAVREGLATRFVGIPDVHYGEDSHWVAGNLGVSTWLLTGTARTGEQIRVRGVDLLEFRNGKLVQKDSYWKIIDT, encoded by the coding sequence ATGTCCGGAGCCATTACCATCGCGACCCTGAAAAAATTCCTCGCTGCATTCAATGCACACGATCTCGATACGATCATGGAATTCTTCTCAGATGACTGCGAGCTCTGCACGCCCCGAGGCAATGAACCCTGGGGCACTCGCTACATCGGCAAGCCGGCAGTGCGAGAGGGCCTCGCCACTCGGTTTGTGGGCATTCCCGACGTCCATTATGGTGAGGACAGCCACTGGGTGGCTGGCAACCTTGGCGTCTCTACTTGGCTGCTCACAGGCACCGCCAGGACAGGCGAGCAGATCCGCGTCCGTGGCGTTGATCTTTTAGAGTTTCGTAATGGCAAGCTGG
- a CDS encoding AAA family ATPase — protein MRLCELKIRNYRTLESLDIPLPTAYAAICGPNDSGKTNVIRAIRTLVRGEGLGSFVFPPDEEELSIKDEFPKWKDTEPDKRVISFEAAIELDPTRDIGFHQFVTKQLSLQTTNEPLRLSVAVTYRPEKPESTVVVKAQGKQYDDLNAQEVLKKLQSSRSIIFHNSTEIETRYMYPGRSVAGHIREITGQHQTLVESMKKTVTRGLAKISKSQQTEFESLLGRLQTKYRVGLSMPSFDFTYMPFSITLGDRKFEVPLDDWGSGTKNRTLVLLALFRAKQIGMAEPSAAKITPVIIVEEPESFLHPSAQAEFGRILQDLAEEFRVQVIVTTHSPYLLNLKEPASNILLRRKTAYRQIRETERVETGGDNWMAPFGHALGLQADEFKPWKAMLLTGADAILLVEGETDKEYFEMLRSADHGNSQLRFQGEIVSYEGTGSLSNTVLLRFVKNRYPRFFVTFDLDAADRIEKQLKALELEKGTHYLPVGQNLPGMRNIEGLLPESVITAVYAGNAALVQAATTGTKDEQENAKSRLKKLLLDEFKAKAQPGEEFFGRFYALARTINKALGYAAV, from the coding sequence ATGAGACTCTGTGAGCTCAAGATCCGAAACTACCGGACCCTCGAGTCCCTTGACATTCCGCTCCCGACTGCATACGCGGCAATTTGCGGCCCGAATGACTCAGGGAAGACGAACGTCATTCGAGCGATCCGAACCTTGGTGAGGGGCGAAGGGCTAGGCTCCTTCGTGTTCCCTCCGGATGAGGAAGAACTCTCCATCAAGGACGAGTTTCCCAAGTGGAAGGACACTGAACCTGACAAGCGCGTGATCTCGTTCGAGGCCGCTATCGAGCTCGACCCGACACGCGACATTGGGTTCCATCAATTCGTCACGAAGCAGTTGTCCCTTCAGACAACAAATGAGCCGCTACGACTTTCCGTCGCGGTAACGTATCGACCCGAGAAGCCAGAGTCCACGGTCGTCGTGAAGGCTCAGGGCAAGCAGTACGACGATCTCAATGCCCAGGAGGTTCTCAAGAAACTGCAATCGTCTCGGAGTATCATCTTTCACAACTCAACTGAAATCGAAACGCGCTACATGTATCCAGGCAGGAGCGTGGCGGGGCACATTCGAGAGATCACGGGACAACATCAGACTCTCGTCGAGTCGATGAAGAAAACCGTAACCCGTGGGCTGGCGAAAATCTCTAAATCGCAGCAAACAGAGTTCGAGAGCCTGCTTGGGCGCTTACAAACGAAGTACAGGGTCGGGCTCTCAATGCCATCCTTTGACTTCACCTACATGCCCTTCAGCATCACCCTCGGCGACCGGAAGTTTGAGGTTCCCCTCGATGACTGGGGCAGTGGAACGAAGAACCGAACCCTTGTTCTGCTCGCGTTGTTTCGCGCCAAGCAGATCGGCATGGCGGAACCCTCCGCGGCGAAGATCACGCCCGTCATCATCGTTGAAGAGCCCGAGAGTTTCCTACACCCCTCCGCTCAGGCGGAATTCGGTCGGATCCTTCAGGATCTCGCGGAGGAGTTCCGGGTCCAGGTGATAGTGACAACCCACAGCCCCTACCTGCTGAACCTCAAGGAGCCTGCCTCGAACATCCTCTTGCGCCGCAAGACGGCGTACCGACAGATCCGGGAGACCGAACGCGTCGAGACAGGCGGTGACAATTGGATGGCACCGTTCGGTCACGCCCTAGGACTCCAAGCTGATGAGTTCAAGCCGTGGAAGGCAATGCTTCTGACGGGGGCGGATGCAATCCTTCTCGTGGAGGGCGAGACCGACAAAGAGTACTTTGAGATGTTGCGTTCCGCAGACCACGGGAACAGTCAGCTCCGTTTCCAGGGCGAGATCGTTTCCTACGAAGGCACCGGCTCGCTAAGCAACACGGTCCTCCTGCGCTTCGTCAAGAACCGGTATCCGCGGTTCTTTGTCACCTTCGATCTCGATGCGGCCGACCGCATCGAGAAGCAACTGAAGGCACTCGAGCTCGAGAAGGGAACGCACTACTTGCCCGTCGGCCAAAACTTGCCGGGCATGCGCAATATTGAAGGGCTGCTCCCTGAGTCGGTCATCACGGCCGTCTACGCCGGGAACGCGGCCTTGGTTCAGGCTGCCACCACTGGGACGAAGGATGAGCAAGAGAACGCAAAATCTCGCCTGAAGAAGTTGCTTCTCGACGAATTCAAGGCAAAGGCCCAGCCTGGCGAGGAGTTCTTCGGAAGGTTCTACGCGCTGGCGAGGACCATCAACAAGGCGTTGGGGTATGCGGCCGTCTAA